Part of the Chitinophaga parva genome is shown below.
GCCTGGGATACAAAGGTGGCGCAGGTCCTGAACAGGGCTTTACCAAAGGCGCCAAACATGGGCCGGTAGATCACCGGCTGCGGCGTGGGAATGGAGGCGTTGGGATCACCCATGCGGGCGCTGATGATCATGCCGCCCTTAATGATGATCTCCGGTTTTACCCCAAAGAAAGCAGGCTTCCACAACACAATGTCCGCCAGCTTGCCGGCTTCAATGGAACCCACATACTGGCTGATGCCGTGTGTAATGGCAGGGTTGATGGTGTATTTGGCCACGTAGCGTTTTGCGCGGAAGTTGTCATTGTTGTTACCGGCATCTTCCGGGAGGGCGCCGCGTTGCTGCTTCATTTTACTGGCGGTTTGCCAGGTGCGGGTGATCACTTCCCCTACGCGGCCCATGGCCTGCGAGTCTGAGCTCATCATGGAAAACACGCCCATATCGTGCAGGATATCTTCCGCAGCGATGGTTTCGGGCCGTATGCGGGAATCTGCAAAGGACACATCTTCCGGCGAGTTCTTATCCAGGTGATGGCATACCATGAGCATGTCCAGGTGCTCATCAATGGTGTTTACCGTGTAAGGGCGTGTAGGATTGGTAGAAGAAGGCAGGATGTTCTGGAACATGGCAGCGCGGATAATGTCCGGTGCATGGCCGCCACCGGCGCCTTCTGTATGGTAGGTGTGGATCACGCGGCCGTTGATGGCATTCAGCGTATCTTCCAGGAAACCGCTTTCATTGAGGGTGTCTGTGTGGATGGCCACCTGCACATCAAAGGCGTCTGCCACCTGTAGCGCGGCGTCAATGGTAGCCGGTGTGGCGCCCCAGTCTTCATGGATCTTGAGACCCAGCGCACCGGCTTCCACCTGCTCCCGGAGCGGCTTCAGGGATGATACATTGCCCTTGCCCAGGAAACCCAGGTTCATGGGAAATGCGTCTGCACTTTCCAGCATCTTCTGGATGTTCCAGGCCCCCGGCGTTACGGTAGTGGCATTGGTACCATCTGCCGGGCCGGTGCCACCGCCTATCATAGTAGTGACGCCACTGTACAGGGCATGGTCTATCTGCTGCGGGCAGATAAAATGAATATGGGTGTCTATGCCGCCGGCGGTGGCAATGAGGCCTGCGCCCCCGTGCACTTCTGTGCTGGCGCCAATGATCATGTTGGGGCTTACACCATCCATGGTGTCCGGGTTACCGGCCTTGCCTATGCCTACAATCCTGCCATCTTTAATGCCAATGTCTGCTTTCACAATGCCCCAGTGGTCCAGGATGATCACGGAGGTGATCACAAAATCCAGCACGCCTTCCGCACGGGTAGCCGTGCTGTGCTGGGCCATGCCATCGCGGATGGTTTTGCCTCCGCCAAACTTGGCTTCTTCGCCATATACAGCGTAATCCTTTTCTATTGCTATGATGATCTCTGTATCGCCCAGGCGCACTTTATCGCCGGTGGTGGGGCCATACATATTGGCATACTTGGTCCTATTGATCTGCAGGCTCATACCTTTTTGTTTTTGAAGTGTCCGGGTGCCAGTTTGTCCAATGCCTCCTGGCGTGTAGCCGTTTCCGTTACATCGCCATTTACCAGGCCGTTATGTCCCCGTGCGCAGTGCCGGCCGCCGAGGGCTACCAGCTCCACGGTTTTCTGTTCTCCCGGTTCAAAGCGCACGGCGGTGCCCGCGGCGATATTAAGCCGCATGCCCAGGGCGGCTTCCCGCTCAAATTCCAGCTGGCGGTTCACTTCAAAGAAATGGTAGTGGGAGCCTACCTGCACGGGACGGTCGCCCGTGTTCACCACGGTTACCTGCACAGTGGCCAGCCCTTCGTTGCAGGTTATGTGGCCGGGGGAGATGAAATATTCGCCTGGGATCATGTGTAAAGGTTTTCGTACAACGTACAGCGTACAACGTACTTGGTACGGGTTAGCTATTTGGTTTGAATGCTGTATATACCTTCGCGGTACGTTGTACGCGGTACTTTGTACGCGCGAAGCGCTATCTTATCGGGTCATGCACGGTCACCAGCTTGGTGCCATCAGGAAAAGTTGCTTCTATCTGTACTTCGGGGATCATTTCGGGCACGCCTTCCATTACGTCTTCGCGGGTAAGGATGGTGGCGCCGTAGTGCATGAGGGAGGCCACGGACTGGCCATCGCGGGCGGCTTCCTGCAGGCGGCTGCTGATCAGGGCTATGGCTTCCGGGTAATTGAGCTTCAACCCGCGGGCCTTGCGCTTTTCCGCCAGTTCGCCGGCCAGGAAAAGCAGCAGCTTCTCCGTTTCCCTTGCTGTGAGGTGCATATCTGTATAGCTGTTGAGTTGAAAAATGGCTAACGCCTTAAATACATTATGAATAATTTAATATTCTATAATGCAGGCATTAAGCTATAAAAAAATCCGGTTCCTGCCATCAGGAACCGGATTTTTTATTATTTCCAATCGCTATTGAGCGGTAGTTGACTATTTCAATTTTTCCAGGGCTGCTTTCAGCTGGGCAAACATAGCCGGGATCTCTTCCTTCACGCAGGTGCCCACGCTGAGGCGGTACCAGGGAGAATTTTTAGAAGCGCCAAAGGCTACAAACGGCACCAGGCCCAGTTTAGCTTCGTCCAGGATGTAGGAGGTAACGGCTGCCTGGTCTTCCAGTTTCTTACCATCAGCGGTGGTTTTACCTACCAGGTCAATTTTCAGGGTGAGGTAAATGGCGGCCTGCGGGGCAATGGAGTCTACCTGGTGACCGGCGGCTTTGAGGGCCTGGAAGCCTTCGTGGATCTTGAACAGGCGTTCTTCGATCTCGCCTTTGAAGTGGGCCAGGTAGGTATTGATCGCTTCTTTCTGCACCAGGAATTTGGCGGCGGCTTTCTGCTCTGCCATGGGGCTCCATGCACCTACGTGAGAGAGGATGGATTTCATCTTGCTGATCACATGTTTGGGGCCCAGTGCCCAGCCTACGCGCACGCCGGTGGCCGCAAAGGATTTGCTCATACCGTCTATGAAGATGGTATAGTCGCGCAGCTCGGGGCGCAGGCCTACGGGGGTGTAGTGCTGTGTTTCACCAAAGGTGAGCACCCAGTACATCTGGTCGAACAGGATGTAGAGGGGCTTTTCGTCTGCACTGCGTGATTTGTTTTCAGCGATCACCAGGTCGCAGATCTCTTCCAGCTGTTGCTTGTGGAAAGCGGTACCGGTGGGGTTCTGCGGGGAGCAGAGGGCCAGCAGGGTAGCGCCTTTCAGCAGGGGCTTCAGTTCAGCAGCGGTGGGCATAAAGTCGTTTTCCGGCTTGGTTTCCAGCACCACGTGCTCTGCTTCCAGGAAGTGGGTATAGTGATTATTGTTCCAGGACGGGGTAGCGTACACGATCTTCTCGCCGCGGTCTACGATGGTTCTGTAAGTAGCATAGATAATGGGGCGGCCACCGCAGGAGATCACGATCTCGGAAGCCGGGTCATAGCTGAGGCCTTCGCGGTCGCTGATAAAATCTCCTACTGCCTTGCGCAGTTCCAGGATACCATCGGCAGGCGGGTAGTTGGTATAATGATCATGATAGGCGTTCACGATCTCTTGTTCAAAGGCCGCAGGAATAGGAAAAATTTTCGGGTCAAAATCACCGATGGTGAAATTGTAGATCTTTTCACCCTTCGCCATCTTGTCCTTAATCTCACCGGCCAATTTGATAATTTCAGATCCAATCAGTGTCTCCGCTAAATGAGATAGTTTCATAATCCTGGTTTTTTAAGTAAGCAATTTATGCGGGTGCAAAGGTAACTGATTTGAAAATAGATTGAAATAATGATGGGTTTCTTTTTAGATTCTTTAATAAAATGACGATTTTCTTGCATTTCCATGAAATTGGAGGCGGTTTTTTGTGCCTTCCGGCAAAGGCGGCCGTGGTTTTGCCAACGCCTAAAACTTTCTATCTTTGCGCGGTTGCCATACTTTTATACTATATTGTCCGTGAATTGTCCCTGTAAGAAAAACCACACTAAACAATTCACCCAAAACAGTTTAAAGCAAGCGCAAAAAATAAAATAGACAAACTCACAGACGCATGAAATTTATCGTTTCTTCCTCCACTTTGTTAAAGCAGTTACAGCAGATAAGCGGGGTTATTAATTCCAATACGGTATTGCCCATCCTGGAAGATTTCCTGTTCGTGATAGACCGGAATGATCTGACCGTGGTGGCCACCGACCTGGAAACCGTGATGAAAGTAAAGCTGGAAGTAGAAGCCAAGGAAAGTGGCCGTGTTTGCATTCCCGCAAAGATCCTCATGGACTCTTTGAAAAACCTGCCGGACCAGCCGCTCACCTTCACCATCGATCTGAATTCATACGCTGTGGAGATCACGTCGGACAATGGCAAGTATAAAGTGATGGGCGAAAACCCGGAGAATTTCCCGAAAGAACCGGCTGCAGACGATACCACTTCCTTTACACTCACCTCTTCCTCGCTGGTAACGGCCATCAACAAAACCCTGTTTGCCGTGAGCAATGATGACCTGCGCCCGTCCATGACCGGCGTGTTCTTCGAGATCGCGCCTAACAGCCTCACATTTGTGGCGACCGATGCACACCGCCTGGTTAAATATATCCGCACCGATGTACAGGCCCCCCAGGCCGATTCCTTCATCGTGCCCAAGAAACCGCTCAACCTGCTGAAGGGCGTGCTGCCGGACAATGACCACCAGGTGAAGATCGCCTACAGCCAGAACCACTTCTTCGTGATCCACGAGAATGCCTCCATGATCTGCCGCCTCATTGACGCCCGCTTCCCGGACTATAAGGTGGTCATCCCGAAAGATAATCCTTACCGCCTGGTAGTAGCCAAGAGCGACTTCCAGAACGCCCTGAAGCGCGTAGGCGTGTTTGCCAATAAGAGCACCAACCAGGTGGCCCTGAGCATCAGCGGCAACG
Proteins encoded:
- the ureC gene encoding urease subunit alpha, coding for MSLQINRTKYANMYGPTTGDKVRLGDTEIIIAIEKDYAVYGEEAKFGGGKTIRDGMAQHSTATRAEGVLDFVITSVIILDHWGIVKADIGIKDGRIVGIGKAGNPDTMDGVSPNMIIGASTEVHGGAGLIATAGGIDTHIHFICPQQIDHALYSGVTTMIGGGTGPADGTNATTVTPGAWNIQKMLESADAFPMNLGFLGKGNVSSLKPLREQVEAGALGLKIHEDWGATPATIDAALQVADAFDVQVAIHTDTLNESGFLEDTLNAINGRVIHTYHTEGAGGGHAPDIIRAAMFQNILPSSTNPTRPYTVNTIDEHLDMLMVCHHLDKNSPEDVSFADSRIRPETIAAEDILHDMGVFSMMSSDSQAMGRVGEVITRTWQTASKMKQQRGALPEDAGNNNDNFRAKRYVAKYTINPAITHGISQYVGSIEAGKLADIVLWKPAFFGVKPEIIIKGGMIISARMGDPNASIPTPQPVIYRPMFGAFGKALFRTCATFVSQASLDNGIVKGYGLQKMLLPVKGCRTVTKKDLVHNDQTPEITVNPENYEVKVNGEKITCEPVSVVPLAQRYFLF
- the dnaN gene encoding DNA polymerase III subunit beta; protein product: MKFIVSSSTLLKQLQQISGVINSNTVLPILEDFLFVIDRNDLTVVATDLETVMKVKLEVEAKESGRVCIPAKILMDSLKNLPDQPLTFTIDLNSYAVEITSDNGKYKVMGENPENFPKEPAADDTTSFTLTSSSLVTAINKTLFAVSNDDLRPSMTGVFFEIAPNSLTFVATDAHRLVKYIRTDVQAPQADSFIVPKKPLNLLKGVLPDNDHQVKIAYSQNHFFVIHENASMICRLIDARFPDYKVVIPKDNPYRLVVAKSDFQNALKRVGVFANKSTNQVALSISGNELQLSAQDVDFSFEGNERMSCQYTGEDMQIAFNAKFLIEMLNAADGDEVTIELSTPTKAGILRPSEKEDAEDLLMLVMPLMLNS
- a CDS encoding pyridoxal phosphate-dependent aminotransferase; protein product: MKLSHLAETLIGSEIIKLAGEIKDKMAKGEKIYNFTIGDFDPKIFPIPAAFEQEIVNAYHDHYTNYPPADGILELRKAVGDFISDREGLSYDPASEIVISCGGRPIIYATYRTIVDRGEKIVYATPSWNNNHYTHFLEAEHVVLETKPENDFMPTAAELKPLLKGATLLALCSPQNPTGTAFHKQQLEEICDLVIAENKSRSADEKPLYILFDQMYWVLTFGETQHYTPVGLRPELRDYTIFIDGMSKSFAATGVRVGWALGPKHVISKMKSILSHVGAWSPMAEQKAAAKFLVQKEAINTYLAHFKGEIEERLFKIHEGFQALKAAGHQVDSIAPQAAIYLTLKIDLVGKTTADGKKLEDQAAVTSYILDEAKLGLVPFVAFGASKNSPWYRLSVGTCVKEEIPAMFAQLKAALEKLK
- the ureA gene encoding urease subunit gamma, whose amino-acid sequence is MHLTARETEKLLLFLAGELAEKRKARGLKLNYPEAIALISSRLQEAARDGQSVASLMHYGATILTREDVMEGVPEMIPEVQIEATFPDGTKLVTVHDPIR
- the ureB gene encoding urease subunit beta; this translates as MIPGEYFISPGHITCNEGLATVQVTVVNTGDRPVQVGSHYHFFEVNRQLEFEREAALGMRLNIAAGTAVRFEPGEQKTVELVALGGRHCARGHNGLVNGDVTETATRQEALDKLAPGHFKNKKV